Below is a window of Sebastes umbrosus isolate fSebUmb1 chromosome 13, fSebUmb1.pri, whole genome shotgun sequence DNA.
GTGAGTGTCCAGTCTGCAGAGTGTCTTCCACTAAGGTGCTACCAAGTAACCGAGTGTTGAAGAACCTGTGCGAGGCGTTTCAGCTGGAGGTGGACTCAGGTGTCTACTGCAGCCTCCACAACGAGAGGCTGAAGCTGTTCTGCAGAGACCACCAGACCCCCATCTGTGTAGTCTGCAAAGAGTCCAACCTGCACAGAAACCACTGCTTCACCCCTTCAGACGAGGCTGCACAGACTCACAGAGATGATCTCCAGGAGTACGTGAGTTCTTTACAAGAGAAAGTGAAACTCTTCAGTGAAGTGAAAGTAAACTGCGAGAAAACACATGAAGAAATCAAGAAACAAGCTCTGGACACAGAGATGAAGATAACAGAGGAGTTTGAGGTGCTTCAGCAGTTTCtgctcagagagaaagaggtcaGGATTGCAGCAttaaaggaagaagaagagtatAAGAGGGAGATGATGAAGGACAAGATTGCACTTTTGACTGGTGAGGTAAACACCTTGGAAAGTACCATAAACACCATAGAGGGAGGGATGAGAGAAAATGACACATCCTTTCTTTTTAAAGTGAAAGCTTTAAGGAGCGCAGCTCAGCGTCCCCTGCCTGAGGACCCAGAGCCGGTCACAGGGGCCCTGATCCACGTTGCCAAATACCTGGGAAACATGAGCTTCAATGTGTGGTGCAAAATGAAAGAGATAGTGTCATACACGCCTGTGATCCTGAACCCCAACACCACCCATCCAGAGCTCCACCTGTCTGAAGGGTTAACCAGTGTGAGATATGGACCAGAACAGACTGTCGCTCCAACCCCGGAGAGGATGGAGCAACACCGCAGTGTGATGGGAGTTGAGGGCTTCGTGTCTGGGAGTCACAGCTGGGACGTGGAGGTCGGGGATAACCGTGTGTGGGCTCTGGGTGTGATGGCACCGGACGCTCAGAGGATGGGAAACGTGCTGTCTGGGTTATGGATGGTGAGGTCCTGTAATGGTAAACTCACAGCGTTCTCCCCATCGTGCCCGGTGTCTGTGCTGAAGGGCCGGCTGAAGGGCCGGCTCCTGAGGGTCAGAGTGCACCTGGACTGGGACAGAGGGAGGCTATCCTTCCTGGATCTAGATACGAACACAGTcgtacacaccttcacacacacattcaccgaCAGGCTGGTTCCGTACTTCAACACCTGGAGCGACGTCCCACTGAAGATACTCCCTTTGAATCTCTCTGTGACAACAACGCAGGAGCTGGAGGATTACGAGATCAAAACGATCTGGTGATGGAGAGAGCGGTGTCGGTTGTCATAACCTTCCATTACTCACAGACTAATTGACAGATACAGGTGTCTGCTAACAATTTATCACGTTCTTTGGAGCCAAACCCAAACATGAAAAGGCACAATTTCGTTAAATGTACAAGGAGTGCATTTTCCCCAAATTCTGCCTCCCCAGGACAGTTGGGACACCTTGTTCTGGGttaaaatgatcatttaaaTTGAATAAATTACAGTCTGATTTTGAacatcttatatttacagtgtcACCTGTCCACACATTTCTTTGTGAAAATAGGAAACATTtgtaaaaatgactattttcATAAGTTGGTGATGGGGAGAGCGGAATCAGTTTTGTATTAATACTAAATAACCTTCAATTACTCACGTACTTGAACCATAATGAAGATAATTTGATCCCTGGACAGGTACAGGTGTCTGctaacaatttatttattttttttttttttgagcccAAACCAAACGTGAAAGGTAAAATTTTGTTAAGTGTACAAGGAGTGcatttttcctaaaatttggCCTTTGAACACCCTATATCAACAATACCACttgttcacacatttctttgagaaaaagaaacaattaGAAACCAAAACATGGGAAAAATAGGGTCCacgttgaaaaataccaaagttaccctttaataatagtaattgtATATTCAGAGATGTGTGCAATCAATGTAAAATAGCCTCAAAACTACCAACATGCTGTATTTCTAACTGAAAACATTGTGCAGAACTGCAGAAATATGAATGGTCTAATGATAATGACGGTGTCGAGGTGTGGTTAGACCATATACTTTATACTACACCTGTGAATGGAAATGCTAAAGCTGCACTGGGGACCTTTTCCAGCTTAACTAAATGGTAGCAGAATTACTCAATTTGAGTAGTTGGACACTTTATTactgttttgtatttgtatttttcactTTGTTAACATACCATCAAGGTGGCGGTACTGTTATGGCCACGTATACTGTTGCAATGAATTAACAATTTAAAAGTTTTGATtgattgtattttttctttttgcatttctcTGCCACACCGGAGTGCCTTATTTTGTCATTAAAACTACGTTAATATGCATAACTTTGTGAAGAACTTATgtaaggaaaaaaatataaacaaaaacaataaaacacgtTATCTCTGAAAAAGAGTGTGAATCATTAGACTATCAGGTTGTGTTAAGGTTAACAACTTAACAGGTGCTATTCTATAACAAGTCATTACACTATTATTTCCAGCGATTGTTTATTAAttacacataaaaacaatgtCAGGTCGATCATTTGCAATTTAACAAACATGTTATTTTGCATAACATCTCAAGAATGCTGCCTTTCATTTTAAGGTGAGACCCAGgcaaaaatgtagtttttcatgcactggtcaattttttagattttgggctattttgcttccataacatgtcttctttcagactagtagaaagaaaacatccaaaatacacatttaggtgtttattttactactttgtcttcttgtgtctgtagatttctcctcaATTCACCCAAAGTtaccattagataatgcctcatttgcatatttaagcataacatttcagaaaacttgtaatacaaaaaataattatcttaatgtaagtaatcaactggagaagtttcatggttattttttacattattcacctgtagtgtcttgcaaaatgtatccATATCTGTGAAggtcaaaatgacaaaaaatagttttgtttttttctcagactctgagccggAAATCCCCACATCAGTAgctcttacatccaccaaactttccagtttcattcccaTCTATATTCGAAGGTTTTTTACAGAGGAGTTTGTTCATATAGTATTATTCATATCCTGATTCAGGGCAGGCTCTAGCctttttggtgccctaggcaaaaTTTGGATTTGGACACGGTTAGGGTTCAACACCCCGTAAACCAtgacacacatcagacatcacaatggtttttaGACAAAAGTTAAgattttaatttgaataaatagctgtatttattataatataaataaacaattggtcccagATATGGTTATCTTAAAAGTGTTTAATCAGTTCCACTAAAatgagagttacaggggtgaaaagtgtctttctttctttctttctttatttgttcatttgttacctcaatgcagaaaatgaggagggGCGCCCAtgtgcatttttattttcatttttatttttttgtatgttttatggctattgacagtattttctgatttatggagtgatacaaaaagatatccaaaattcctTCTGTAAAAAACTTTAAGCCTGGCTTTATGCCATGTTCATATTTATAAGGATGATgcattatttgcatatttaaacataaaaaaaagaattgccttaatgtaagtaatcaactggggaagtttcatggtgatatatattaattattttttacattattcacctgtagtgtcttgcaaaatgtatccATATCTGTGAAggtcaaaatgacaaaaaatagttttgtttttttctcagattcTGAGCCGGAAATCCCCACATCAGTAgctcttacatccaccaaactttccagtttcattcccaTCTATATtcgaaggtttttacagaggagtTTGTTCATATAGTATCATTCATATCCTgaggctctagcccttttggtgccctaggcaaaaTTTGGATTTGGACACGGTTAGGGTTCAACACCCCGTAAACCAtgacacacatcagacatcacaatggtttttaGACAAAAGTTAAgattttaatttgaataaatagctgtatttattataatataaataaacaattggtcccagATATGGTTATCTTAAAAGTGTTTAATCAGTTCCACTAAAatgagagttacaggggtgaaaagtgtctttctttttctatttatttatttgttcatttgttaccttaatgcagaaaatgaggagggGCGCCCATGTGcatttctattttcatttttatttttttgtatgttttttggctattgacagtattttctgatttatggagtgatacaaagagatatccaaaattcctTCTGTAAAAAAATTTAAGCCTGGCTTTATGCCATGTTCATATTTATTAGGATGATgcattatttgcatatttaaacataaaaaaataattgccttaatgtaagtaatcaactggggaagtttcatggtaatatctattagttacattttttatttatatatttgtaatattctgtGCTCCTAAATTCAGCGTTCTCTAAGTCTGAATGACAGCTGCTCTTGTGTTCAttgctttatgtttttttaataaagatttTCATTATACAAAAGtcttaaatacataaatatgaggTTAAACACTTTGCCAGACTTTAAAATCGACTGTCGTAAAACTGTCGTGCAACACCCTGACGACAGCTAAATCGCTTTACGGACAGCTGTTCTGTCATGTAAGATCAGTTTTCGGTT
It encodes the following:
- the LOC119500546 gene encoding nuclear factor 7, brain-like, producing MGNTNRAVMNHSHLFITPTDTGSSSERKKKMWGRFCSLTYKFNLSGSSVLNLKEEEEEMSSTWLAPREELFCPVCQDIFKDPVLLRCSHSFCKVCVQTWWRTQQRRECPVCRVSSTKVLPSNRVLKNLCEAFQLEVDSGVYCSLHNERLKLFCRDHQTPICVVCKESNLHRNHCFTPSDEAAQTHRDDLQEYVSSLQEKVKLFSEVKVNCEKTHEEIKKQALDTEMKITEEFEVLQQFLLREKEVRIAALKEEEEYKREMMKDKIALLTGEVNTLESTINTIEGGMRENDTSFLFKVKALRSAAQRPLPEDPEPVTGALIHVAKYLGNMSFNVWCKMKEIVSYTPVILNPNTTHPELHLSEGLTSVRYGPEQTVAPTPERMEQHRSVMGVEGFVSGSHSWDVEVGDNRVWALGVMAPDAQRMGNVLSGLWMVRSCNGKLTAFSPSCPVSVLKGRLKGRLLRVRVHLDWDRGRLSFLDLDTNTVVHTFTHTFTDRLVPYFNTWSDVPLKILPLNLSVTTTQELEDYEIKTIW